One Ranitomeya imitator isolate aRanImi1 chromosome 1, aRanImi1.pri, whole genome shotgun sequence DNA window includes the following coding sequences:
- the TICAM2 gene encoding TIR domain-containing adapter molecule 2 — MNATAGKSNCSNQRSDTENEEKQIIPEEYHPSHSHSKSRPKEKSASTNARDGDTFYKFVILHAEADELEAIRLKNILQDKYNIRPGIIFAEMPAGQQILTNLDNAVNGSAWTILLLTVNFLRETWCEFQSHATLINSIHMHHKYNSVIPVRPRDNYLPREKTPFALKLINALEEGNPEFPKQVEKTFRDCLYKKQYDIWKAEKEDM, encoded by the coding sequence ATGAACGCCACAGCAGGAAAAAGTAACTGCAGCAATCAGAGATCAGATACTGAGAATGAGGAAAAGCAAATCATCCCAGAAGAATATCATCCCTCACATTCACATAGTAAGAGCCGTCCAAAGGAGAAGTCAGCTTCTACCAACGCGAGAGATGGGGATACATTTTACAAGTTTGTCATCTTACATGCAGAGGCTGATGAATTAGAGGCAATACGACTAAAGAACATCCTACAAGACAAATATAACATCAGACCGGGAATCATCTTTGCAGAGATGCCTGCAGGACAACAAATCCTCACAAACCTTGACAATGCAGTGAACGGATCTGCTTGGACTATTTTATTACTAACTGTAAACTTCCTGAGAGAAACCTGGTGTGAATTTCAGTCTCATGCAACGTTAATCAATTCTATTCACATGCACCATAAATATAACTCTGTGATTCCGGTGAGGCCGAGAGACAATTACCTTCCAAGAGAGAAGACACCATTTGCACTGAAACTCATTAATGCATTAGAAGAAGGGAACCCTGAATTCCCAAAGCAAGTGGAGAAAACCTTCCGGGATTGCCTGTACAAGAAACAGTATGACATATGGAAGGCTGAGAAGGAAGACATGTAA